The sequence TACTGCGGGTTTTTTTTGCCGTATATCGTACAAGAGTGCGGTAGAATTTAACTGCACTACAGGTAAAATAAAATTATTGAAAAGAAAAGTGAGTCCGGCAAGAAATAAGATCAGAATAAAAACAGCCTTCATAATTCTGAAAAGCGAAAGTCCGGAAGATTTCATGGCGGCCAGTTCGTAAGCTTCGGCCATGTTACCAAAACTCATAATAGACGCCAGTAAAACTGCTAATGGAATACATTGGGGAATTATGGCGATCCAGGCGTAGGCAAACAGTTGTAATAAATCTGTGGTTTTAAGTCCTTTACCTATAAAATCGTCGAGGTAAGTAATAACAATTTGCACCAAAAACAATAGAAAAACACTTATGAAAAGTGTCGCAAAAAAAGGAGGTAAAAACGACTTGAGCGTTAGTGTATGTAATTTTTTCAGAAACACAATTTCGTGTATAAAAATACAGTTATTTGCTTACTTTTAATTTATAAATTAAACAAACTTTGTTATTTTTGTTGACTTATGATAAACGGAAAAAAAATAATTGCGGTTCTTCCCGCTTACAATGCGGCACTCACATTAAAGAAGACTTACGACGAAATTCCATTTGATATTGTAGACGATGTTGTGCTGGTAGATGATCACAGTAAAGATAACACTTCGGAAGTTGCAAAAGGAATTGGAATAAAGCACGTGATCCGTCACGAAAAAAATAAAGGATACGGCGGAAACCAAAAAACATGTTATGATACTGCTATGAATCTGGGAGCTGATATTGTAATTATGCTTCATCCCGATTATCAATACACTCCTAAACTAATTCAAAGCTTGAGCTATTTGATCGCAAATGACCTTTACCCTGTAGCCTTTGGTTCAAGAATTTTAGGAAAAGGCGCGTTAAAAGGTGGTATGCCATTGTATAAATACATTTTTAACCGTATGCTTACCTTCACTCAAAATGTTTTAATAAATCAAAAATTATCTGAATACCATACGGGTTACCGTGCCTTTTCTAAAGAAGTAATTCAAAAAATTAATTATCACGCAAACTCAGATGATTTTGTGTTTGATAACCAGATGATCTCACAAATATTTTACGCCGGCTTTGATATAGCTGAAGTTACTTGTCCTACAAAATATTTTCCAGAGGCCAGTTCTATAAATTTTAGAAGAAGTGCAAAATACGGAATGGGAGTTTTAGGAGTTTCGTTCACACACTTCTTCAACCGTATAGGATTGTTAAAATCAGAAATTTATAAAACCAAAAACTAAATAAGATGGCGGTTTATCGTTTTAAAGTTTTCCTGGAAGATAATGAAGATGTTTTTAGAGACATTGACATTAAAGCTGCACAGACCTTTGAGCAGTTCCATACCATTATACAAGAGGCTTTCAAATTTGATGCAAAGCATGCCTCCGCGTTTTTTGTAAGTGATGATTACTGGCGCAAAGGTCAGGAAATTACTCTTCGAAAAGAGGATCTTCCTCTAGAAGAAGAAGAAATTCGCAAAAATGTAGATCCAAAGAAGTTAATGTCTGAGACGAAAATTGCAAAGTTTATCGAGCAGCCGCACCAGCGTTTTGTTTACGTTTTTGATCCTGTTGTTCAATGGACTTTTCTTATTGAGATGATTAAGATTGTGGAAGAAAACTCTAAATTAAACTACCCTGCAATTATAAAAAGTTACGGTACTGCCCCAAAACAATATAAACAAGTTAATCTTGCTAAAGAAGAACTTAGTCCAGATATGGCGATGGCCGGTTTGCTTGCCGATCCTGAAGAAGATGAGGATGACGCCGCTTACAAAACACTTGACACAGGTGAAGAAGGGGTTGAGGAGGATGATATAAATAGTCTTGAAGGTGAGGAAGGTGAAGAAGTAGAAAACGAAGAAGGACACGACGAAGAAGGCGCTGAGGATTTAGGGTTTGATAGCGAAGAAGAACATTAACCTTTACTTGGAAGAAGTTGTTGTGGTATCACTATTCAGGTGTTGAAAATCTATATTTATTATTTTTATATTCTTGTTTTTAGTCATCTTAACCCGCACAATTCCAATTTCTCTTATTAAAAAACCTGTAGCTAACAAAGCGGCCGAAATGTAGGCCGCTTTTTCATTGAAAACAGGCGAAGTATCGGTAATAACATTATTAACAGTATTGAGTGTGACAAATCCCACTCCAACCATAAAAAAGATTGTCTGAAAAGTAGTTATCAGCGGATTGTGTTTTCTCAAACGTAAAGCCTTTATCTGGTCCAACTTCACTTCTGTATAGTTTTCAAAAAGAATGGTACTGTCTTGTAACTTGATAATCTTGTCTTTATTAAAATGATGCTCACCTTTTAACTTAAACTCCAGCATTTCAGTGTTTAATACGTCAATAATTTTAGGGCTTCCAAAGCGCATATAAGTCACGCGTAAAAGAGATTGTGATTGGGCTTTTGCTAAACCCGCAGATAAAACAATTAATAAGAGAATATATTTTAAATATTTCATCATGAAGGGCGTAATTAAAAGTACGTTATTAAATTGAATCTTTCAATTTATATGCCAACCACTTATATCCCAACCAGGCAGTATCTATTTTATGAGTTTAAACCTTTTGAAGACCTTGTTGACTTCTTCAATGGTTTTAAATTTAAGATTCATAAGGGAGAAGATGATGACTGTAAACGCGCTACCAAGAGATGCTTTTACAAGCGGATGCCAGGATGCTGGAATAAGCAGAATAAAAGCTACAGAGGTTATAATGCAGATCAAAATAAAAAAAGTGTGTTTTGAAAAAGGCTGCATTTTAAAGCGCAGAATGATATAGAAATATTTCAAAATATTGAAAACGCCAATCGCTAGAAGTGTAGCTGTAGCGGCACCAGAAATCCCGAAACGGGCAATCAGTATATTGTTAGCAAACAAAGAAACTACTATAAGTATAAATAAGAAAAAGGAAGCTGCGAAATACTTGTGAGAATAAAGAATGACGGAAGAATTAACTCCCGTAAGCAGATTAAATAAGGACGAAAATGAAACGATAAAAAAAGCTGTTTTACCCTGGTGGTACTCAGCAGGTAGATTCATAAAAATTAAATCAATACCAGACCATAACAAACAAAAAAGAACTCCGCCTGCAAAAAACATGTAGCGACTGCTCATTTCGTAAATTTTTGCCACCTCTGCCCTGTCATTAATATTCCATGCGTAGGCTATTTTCGGGCTGGCAATTCTATCAAGACTGTTAAATGGAATCTCCATAACCGCGCACATCATCACGCAGGTTGCATAAACTCCCACCAATTTTTCATTTAAAAAATGTCCGATAAGCAATTGATCTATAAACTTAATACCAAGCGATGCGAAGGCGGTTAACATCATTAAAAAACCAAAAAAGAAAATTTCTCTCAGATTTAAAGTTTTAAAAAATGCCAGGTTTATCCTAAAAGAAATGGAATTGTTTTTAAGAAGGTAAATAAGAAGTAAGATGAGTTGCACTAAAAAAACACCTATGAAGCACAATACAAAAAAGTGTTTATCTATAACGTTATAACTATAAAGCAGAACCACAATAAGTTGTCCAACCCTTGTAAAAATATCGGTTAAAAATACAGTAAAAGTTGTTTTAAGTAAGGCAGTGGAATAAATGGTGTAAACAGAGATTAAAGATAATATGTAGGCAAAAACAAGTGATTCGTTAAAATATTTGGGGAACTCCGGCGAATTGTGGTAGTAGCCGACAAAAAAAGATTTACCCAGGTATATGAGAAAACCAATAATACAGGCTCCAAATGAGCTTACTAATAAAATTAAGGTAAACAGCCCATGATGCCGATTGTCGTCGTTTCTAATTTTAGGAAAAAAACGAAGTGTAATACTCCCTATTCCAAGCGGCATTAAAACTGCGGCCATCCAAGAAAAAGAAAAAAGTAAACGTACTAACCCAATGTCTGACGATGAAATTAAATTTGGTTGAATGTAAATTATTAAGAAGCCAAGAGCAGCACCAATGTAGCTTAATAAAGTGTTGTTTATACTTTGTTTTTTTATTTCCCCCACTTATATAGACTTAAAATTGCATTTGATATTGTTTATGGCACATTTGTCGCAATGAAGATAACATTCCAATACCTTTAATTTCAGAGCAAAAATAATATTATTTCGGGGTAAATTTAGTCAAAGCTTGTTAATCATTTGAAGCATAAATTTATGATTATCAGTACTGAAAAAGAAATACACCACATATCGCCGTGTGCGAATTGCTTTACTACTTCGAAGATAACACTTTATTATACAAGCTAATTTGAGTATCAATGTTGGAAGTAAGCTGATAGTTTTCATAAGCTTGCTTATAAGCCCTATCGATCATGGAATAATATTTTTCAGGGTGTAAAACCAGGTCCGTGATCGCCTCCGCCGTTTGTTGTGCATTATTAAAATCGACAAATACAGCATTATTCGCGTCAGCAACAACTTCTAAAAAACCAGGTGTGGGTGTAACAACCAAAGGTATCTTGCATGCCATTGCTTCAATTAACGAGACTCCAAAACTTTCTTGTTTCGATAAATAAACGCAAATGTCGATCTTCTCTAACCGATCTGGAATTTGTTCAGAATTAATCCAGCCTGAAAATTCAACTTTATCTTCAATTTTTAAATCTTTTACCAGTTGCCTCATCTTGTGCAACTTACTGCCATCGCCCGCCATTAGAAGCTGTAACTTATATTCCGGAATTTTTTTTGTTACCAGAGAAAATGCTTCAAGGAGTATTTCTGGTGCGTATATATTTTCGATTTTTTTAAAACATCCAATATAAATTATCTTGTCTTTGCAAAGCGGTGTATGCTCTCTTTTTCTAAAAAGGCTAAAATCTATTCCAAAAGGAATAACACAAATAGGCCGATTTGAATATAAACTCATCTCTTTGGCCATAGCATGACTTGTAGAAATTATACTGTAAGCCCTGCTTAGGTTGTATTTAATGATCTGTTTATTTATAAAACCCTGTGTGGGGAAAAGAAAAACATCGCTTCCCCATGCCGTTACAAGATGTCTTTTAAAGCCTGTAAGGTTTGCAAGAAGTGAATAATTTGTAATGAAATGAGAATGCAAAATATCTGGCTTAAATTGCCTTATCATAGTCCTTAATTTTAAATAAAGTTCAATATATTTTGATACTAAATTTCTATAAGGCTTTTTAGGGTAATACACGTCTTTAAGCACTTCATACCACTTATCTTCTGATGTTGGGGCGTTTATACTAAACAAAGCTACCGTTACCTGTTTGTGTTTAAGAGCCAGGGCCCATTTTTTTGTATGAGACGAATTAATATTTGCTACTAAAAGAACTCTCATAAAATACAGAATACTACTCCCTAATCTTTTTTATTAGTCAAATTTAGCAAAAAGATCTGTCGGGAGTAACCTATTGCCCTAGCAATGCGATTATTTCTTTTTTCTTTAGTTCTGAAATATAAAATACCGTAGAATTTTTCATAGTTATATAGTGTTTTAAACCGGTAGAACATTTCTCAATAAAATTTACGTTCACATAACTAGTTTCATTTATTTTCAGGTAATTAGAGAAATTTTTGAGGATGAATTCAAATTCGGATAAAGGCTTCGCAGAGGTATGCTTTTCGGAATAGTACTTTGTGAATAGCGTTTCGCTACTACCTTGTTCTATATACATAATCTCTTCAATATCCAGTAGTACCGCAGTGTTGTTGATGTTCAGCAATAATTTATTTAAAACCTTTTCAGAATTATATAAGCTGACAATTTGTTTAAGATTATCCGACTTGTTTTGTTTACTCTTTATGCTTTGTTCCACTTTTTCTAAAGTGATTTTAAACTTATCAAGATCAATTGGTTTCAAAACATAATCTAAAGCATTAAAGTCAAAGGCTTGTAGAGTATATTCGTCGAAGCCAGTTATAAAAACAACATCAAAATCTATTTCCAAGAAGTGGCTTAAAAGATCAAAACCACTACCATCCGGCATTTTGATATCCAAAAAAACCACATTCGGCTTAAACTGCTTTATAACACTAATTCCATCGCGAACGTTTTCTGCTTCGCCTACGATCTCAAACCCGGGGTTTATTTTTACGACCAAAAGCTCAATCAGTTTCCTGTTTAAATATTCGTCGTCAATTATAACTGCTTTTATTTTACTCATAAACTAGGGGAGACAAATTTAAAGGTAATTGTATAGTGACTCTTGTTCCGCACGGTGCATTTTTTTCATCTACGAGATCAGTATAAAGAATATCAGCCGTGTTAATTGCAAAAAGATAATTGATATTGCTTAATCGCTGCTCTGTTAGTTGTAAACCTTTTGATTGCCTGATATTTCCAATATTCTTCTTTTTGGTTTGACGGCCAACGCCATTATCTTCTATAATAATTTTTAAAATATCCGAATCTTTAACAATACTAATAATTAGCTTCCCCTTCCTTAAATTTTTCAGTGGTAATAACCCATGCCAGATTGTGTTTTCGATAAGAGGATTTAATATCAGAGCCGGCACATATATTTTTTCCTGATCAATATCTTCACCCACATGGATCTCATAATTAAATTTATTCTCAAATCGCAATTGTTCAAGATCCATATTTAAAACAGCTATTTCAAGTTCTTCGCGCACAGTAGCCAACGAACGTGTTGAAAAATTTAAGATTTGTCTAACCAGTAAGCCGAACTTAGCAATGTACTTTGTTGCGGCTTCTACCCTATTGTTCACAATCAAGAGTTGAATGGCAGATAAACAATTTGACATAAAGTGTGGATTTATTTGCGCTTTCAGCGCAATAAGCTTATACTCCATAATAAGTCTTTCAGCGTTCTCTTTGCGGGTTCTTCTATTTTTTAAGTTTTTAAAAACCAACGAAAGGCTCAAAATTATTGTAAGAATTATTATTACCGCTACAACTACTACAAAGTAAGGTGTCTGCCAGAACGCAGGTACAATGGAAAATGGGACAACGAGTTTGAAATTTTCTCCCTGAATTATTGCAGGGTATGTGTTTAATGTATAATTTCCTGGAGGTAATTTTTGAAATTTAATACTTGTTCCATATGTTAGGCCACTTTCGATAGCCGGCCCGCTAAGAATATATTTTATTTCAGTTTTGCTATTAGAAAAATGAATCAGATCAAAGTCAAATTCAATATTATTTTCATAATAACTCAGTGATTTTAAAACAGTCGTAGGTTGTTCAACAGAATTAACATAGATCTTGTTTAAATTAAAATTGATATTTTCCTCTGTAGCAATTTTATCATAGTCAACAATTACAAGTCCGTTTTTTGTAGCCATATAGATCTTTTTTTCAAAATACACCGCATTCTGAACATCACCTGTGTAAATACGAACCCATTTTAGAAGCATAGGGTTATTTCGGTTTGATTGGGCATAAAACAACCCTTTATTTGTAGATAATAAAATAGCATCTTGTTCGGTAAAATTAACAGCGTTCACAATATCACTTGGAAGCCCTTCTTTTGTAGAAATGTTAATCAGATTATCGTGTTTGTCGAGAAAAAAAATGCCGTATCCCGTTGAGCTAAACCAAAAATTATCGTACTTGTCTTTTGTGATTTTGCGGATAATCTTGTGTTCAGTTGATTTTAGATAAACTGGCCGATCTAATTCAACTTTCACAACGCGCCAAGCATCTTTAAAAGTTTCGGGCGATCTAAATATTCCCAGGTCGCACAGGTAAAGTCCATTTTCAGTAGCTACGATCAAATCTCCTTTTCTGTACTCACAGTCTAAAGTTTTAGAATTTACGTCAAAACGCTTAATAAGCTCTTCTTTTACAATAGCGCCAAACCCCCTTCTTTGAAGATAAACGATTGTATCAGATTTTTTATAAATAAACTTCTGAATATTCTGCATTTTTTTGAGATTCCAGGAGTTAGTGGATTTGCCAGCGCCTATTTTCTTTTTCTTTAGGCTGTACATGAATGAAAGAAAATAATTCCCATCAAACTTTGCGATATCTAAAGTACTCTCTGATTTATAAAACGGATCTGCGGTTTCGTTATGCTGATAAATAGCTTCTATTTGGTTGTTGCGGATTTTAAAAACATCATCGTTAGAGGTGGCAACATAAAGCTCATTATCAATTATTTTTAAATAATTGATTGAGTGAGACAATAAACTATTACCGCTAAAATGCGAGTTATTTATATTTTCGTAATGAAACAGTCCTAGACCTGGAGTTGAGGCCCACAAGCCATTCTGCGAATCAATCAGTACGTCGTTTACGGTTGTATTTTTTAAGTAATGGTTTATGATAGAATCTTTTTCATTCAACTCATAAATCCCATTATTTAAGCATGCTACCCATTTATGATCATTTTTATCTATCGCAAAATTTGTTATAAATGAGCTAAAACCATTATATGCCATGGGTTTTTTTTGCGAAAATCTGACCAAGCGATTGTAAAAAGAGAAATAGATACCATTGCTACTCTTTTTGAAAAGTCTGGGTGCGCCATTCGCTTTGCGATCAACTTCCCCATAAATCAAATTCCCGTTACTTTCTAATACCATACCTAGTTTATCATTTGGCCTGTAAAAATTGTAAATCTCCTTGTCAAAATATTTACTTACAGCAAACAGGGTGTTTCCTCGTTCAAAAACCCTTATCGAAATTGTATCACCTTTAATCTGGTCAGCCAGATCGATGGGAATGTAGGAATTTCCCTGCCGTAAAAACTTGTAATTATATTGCTTCGTAATAGCATAAATATTCAAGCTATCGTCTACATATAGCTGGTAAATTTCACACACATTCTGTTTAAGTTTTTCTGAAATGGCGCTCGGAACATTTACGAGGAATGCGCTATCATTGATGATTTTGTAAAATTTAGCATTGGAATTTGCTACCCATTTCTCGCCATTTTTATTTTCGTATATGGAATAAATAAATGACTCGCTGAACGGCAAGTTCTTAAGAACGGGTTTAAATTCTACACTATTGTATTTTAAAACGCCATAATTGGTAAAAAGCCAAATGTAGCCTGACTTATCTTGATGTAAATTATAAACCTCGTCAGATAACAAGCCTTCTCTGGTGGTGTAACGCGTAAAACCCTCTCTCTGTGCGTTTGTAATGAGATTTTGTAGTATAAAAAGAAAAATAAAGATTTTAATTTTCTGGAAGTTCATAACGAATTAACCAATCTTATGGCTATTTAAGAGGTCTTTTATCGAGAACAAGATATAAAATTAGAACAATAAAAAGAGAAAACCCGATAATCATTTATTGTATTGAAAGTCGCTTAATTCATTATTAAATCGGGTAAAGCTTTATGGGAAGAGTCGTGAAAAGCAAGTTCGTGGATAGAAAGTGTTACGTGTTTAATTATCGGAAAGTTACTTAGCAGGTCCATCACGTCCTTTTCCGATTCCGTTTGAATAAATATCCATAGATTTTTTCTCTCCATATCGAGAGAGTAGCTTAAAATGAGCTGTTGTTCAAGCAGTTTATTGATATGTTCGCGCTGCTTGGGAATGATTTCGTAGAGTTTCTTTGAAAAAACATCAGGTAAAGTAATATGTACCAGAAATGTATCCATTGAAACAAATGTAGACTAAATACTAAATCCTCTAACATAGTGCCCGATTTTTTTTTAAGCATTAAAAAGGCGAAAGTATCTACCTTCGCCCTATTATTTTGGTTCTGCTTATTTTTAGCCAAATGGACACACCCTGATTCCTGCCGTAAAAGCATAAAGTTCAGGACCTTTACCCGATTGAAACAGCGGCGTCAAGTTGTATTCCCCGAAAAAGGTCCAACTTCTGTATCCCAAATTTATATGTGCTTTAGCGGCAAAAGGACTAAGATAGTAACCGTCTTTTCTAACATTTGTTGACTTATCTTTGCCTTCAAAGAGTACTTGTTTAGTTCTCGAAGCAATCAAGAACTGGCCAATAACACCAAAGGCAATGTGAAATGATTTTTCAGAATCCTTACTAGTATTAAATTCTAACAGCAAGGGAACCTGCAAATAGGTCGCGCGAAGTTTGTTACGTTTGTATGAATAAGTGTTGCTACTATCAATCACACCCCAGGTATAATTAGTGTCTGCATTTAAAGTCGTTTTATTGGCAAACTCGTAAAGATGATAATCAAATCCAAATCCGGTAATAATTTTTACATTATCGCTCGCAAGATTTATTTGGCGTTCAATAATATTAAACTGGAA is a genomic window of Sphingobacteriaceae bacterium containing:
- a CDS encoding glycosyl transferase family 2; this encodes MINGKKIIAVLPAYNAALTLKKTYDEIPFDIVDDVVLVDDHSKDNTSEVAKGIGIKHVIRHEKNKGYGGNQKTCYDTAMNLGADIVIMLHPDYQYTPKLIQSLSYLIANDLYPVAFGSRILGKGALKGGMPLYKYIFNRMLTFTQNVLINQKLSEYHTGYRAFSKEVIQKINYHANSDDFVFDNQMISQIFYAGFDIAEVTCPTKYFPEASSINFRRSAKYGMGVLGVSFTHFFNRIGLLKSEIYKTKN